A region of Micromonospora chokoriensis DNA encodes the following proteins:
- the fabI gene encoding enoyl-ACP reductase FabI, whose translation MSGLLAGKRLLVTGVITDASIAFSVAKLAQENGAQVVLTGFGRLSLVERIAKRLPEPAPVIEVDVTNTEHLASLADRVREHVDGLDGVVHSIGFAPQSCLGGGFLDAPWEDVATALHVSTFSYKSLAMAALPLMSPGGAVVGLTFDATKAWPVYDWMGVAKAGLESASRYLALHLGKQGIRSNLVAAGPLRTIAAKSIPGFDQFEDAWTERAPLGWSLTDQEPAAKACLALLSDWFPATTGEIVHVDGGYHAIGA comes from the coding sequence ATGTCCGGACTGCTCGCCGGTAAGCGGCTGCTCGTCACCGGTGTCATCACCGACGCCTCGATCGCCTTCTCGGTGGCGAAGCTCGCCCAGGAGAACGGTGCGCAGGTCGTGCTCACCGGCTTCGGTCGGCTCTCCCTGGTCGAGCGGATCGCCAAGCGGCTGCCCGAGCCGGCCCCGGTGATCGAGGTCGACGTCACCAACACCGAGCACCTGGCCAGCCTCGCCGACCGGGTCCGCGAGCACGTCGACGGCCTCGACGGTGTCGTGCACTCGATCGGTTTCGCCCCGCAGAGCTGCCTCGGCGGCGGCTTCCTCGACGCGCCGTGGGAGGACGTGGCCACCGCCCTGCACGTCTCCACCTTCTCGTACAAGTCCCTCGCGATGGCGGCGCTGCCGCTGATGTCGCCGGGCGGCGCGGTGGTCGGCCTGACCTTCGACGCGACGAAGGCGTGGCCGGTCTACGACTGGATGGGCGTGGCCAAGGCCGGCCTGGAGTCGGCGTCCCGCTACCTGGCGCTGCACCTGGGCAAGCAGGGCATCCGCAGCAACCTGGTCGCCGCCGGGCCGCTGCGCACCATCGCCGCGAAGTCGATCCCCGGCTTCGACCAGTTCGAGGACGCCTGGACCGAGCGTGCCCCGCTGGGCTGGAGCCTCACCGACCAGGAGCCCGCCGCGAAGGCCTGCCTGGCGCTGCTCTCCGACTGGTTCCCCGCCACCACCGGTGAGATCGTGCACGTCGACGGCGGCTACCACGCCATCGGCGCCTGA
- a CDS encoding DUF3097 domain-containing protein has protein sequence MAGRYGEDVLAGDWRRRKVTPEVDAEPDLVVEDADSGFCGAVIGFEAGAVVLEDRHGKRRNFPLLPAAFLLDGRPVTLRRPARAPVPAARRRTASGSVAVDNVWAQVAKASRIWVEGIHDAALVERIWGDDLRIEGVVVEPLDGIDALDADVRDFGPAPTRRLGVLVDHLVPGSKESRIVARVTSPYVLVTGHPYVDIWQAVKPTALGIAAWPVVPPGRPWKEGVCAALGVAEPADMWRHILSRVNSFADVETPLINAMERLIDFVTEPA, from the coding sequence ATGGCGGGGCGATACGGCGAAGACGTGTTGGCGGGGGACTGGCGGCGACGGAAGGTCACCCCCGAGGTGGACGCCGAACCGGACCTCGTGGTCGAGGACGCCGACTCGGGGTTCTGCGGCGCGGTGATCGGCTTCGAGGCCGGCGCGGTCGTGTTGGAGGACCGGCACGGCAAACGGCGCAACTTTCCGTTGCTACCCGCGGCGTTCCTGCTGGACGGTCGCCCGGTCACCCTGCGCCGGCCCGCCCGCGCGCCGGTGCCGGCGGCCCGTCGACGCACGGCGTCCGGCTCGGTGGCGGTGGACAACGTCTGGGCGCAGGTCGCCAAGGCGAGCCGGATCTGGGTGGAGGGCATCCACGACGCCGCGCTGGTCGAGCGCATCTGGGGCGACGACCTGCGCATCGAGGGCGTCGTCGTGGAGCCGCTGGACGGCATCGACGCCCTCGACGCCGACGTACGCGACTTCGGCCCCGCCCCGACCCGACGACTCGGCGTCCTCGTCGACCACCTGGTGCCGGGCAGCAAGGAGAGCCGCATCGTGGCCCGGGTGACCTCGCCGTACGTGCTGGTGACCGGCCATCCCTACGTGGACATCTGGCAAGCGGTCAAGCCGACGGCGCTGGGCATCGCGGCGTGGCCGGTGGTGCCGCCGGGACGACCGTGGAAGGAGGGGGTCTGCGCGGCCCTCGGGGTGGCCGAGCCAGCCGACATGTGGCGGCACATCCTGTCCCGGGTGAACAGCTTCGCCGACGTGGAGACCCCACTGATCAACGCCATGGAACGCCTCATCGACTTCGTCACCGAACCAGCCTGA
- a CDS encoding serine hydrolase domain-containing protein: MSLLPETARQIDDQVAQAQRDGHAPSLVVGVVRDGTLTHVATAGEHPRPDVDLQYRLGSISKTMTATLIMQLRDAGRLALDDPLERHLPGTGLGTLTVRQLLGHASGLQREPDGDWWERTEGVDLPTLLAGVTADKIAYPPHATYHYSNLAYGLLGGVLEALTGTPWVDLLAQRILTPLGMGRTTYDATEPYARGYVVHPWHDTLREEPRTDTGAMAPAGQLWSTIEDLGRWAAFLADPDPSVLAADTLTEMCSPVVISDHEAWTHGHGLGLELFREGNRVYVGHGGSMPGYGASLAVHRPSRTAVVGLVNAYTLRNVHLGALGRRLLTMVVDTEPAPVAPWRPATTPPPAELAELTGRWWWMGTTIEVYADADGDLRAGPVGAPNLHFVAEGPDRWRGRAGGQDGEILTVRRDEQGRAVALDIATFVYTRTPDQEP, translated from the coding sequence TTGTCACTGCTGCCCGAGACCGCCCGACAGATCGACGACCAGGTCGCCCAGGCACAGCGCGACGGGCACGCCCCGTCGCTGGTGGTGGGCGTCGTCCGCGACGGCACCCTGACGCACGTGGCCACCGCCGGCGAGCACCCCCGCCCGGACGTCGACCTGCAGTACCGGCTGGGCTCGATCAGCAAGACGATGACCGCGACCCTGATCATGCAGCTGCGCGACGCCGGCCGGCTCGCCCTCGACGACCCGCTGGAGAGGCACCTACCGGGCACCGGCCTCGGCACGCTCACCGTGCGCCAACTCCTCGGGCACGCCAGCGGCCTGCAACGCGAACCCGACGGCGACTGGTGGGAGCGGACCGAAGGCGTCGACCTGCCCACCCTGCTCGCCGGGGTCACCGCCGACAAGATCGCTTACCCGCCGCACGCCACGTACCACTACTCCAACCTGGCGTACGGTCTGCTCGGCGGAGTGCTCGAAGCGCTCACCGGAACTCCCTGGGTCGACCTGCTCGCCCAGCGGATCCTCACTCCGCTGGGCATGGGTCGCACCACGTACGACGCGACCGAGCCGTACGCGCGCGGCTACGTCGTCCACCCCTGGCACGACACCCTGCGCGAGGAGCCGCGCACCGACACCGGCGCGATGGCCCCCGCCGGGCAACTCTGGTCCACGATCGAGGACCTGGGCCGGTGGGCCGCGTTCCTGGCCGACCCCGACCCGTCGGTGCTGGCCGCCGACACACTGACCGAGATGTGCTCCCCCGTCGTCATCAGCGACCACGAGGCCTGGACCCACGGGCACGGCCTCGGCCTGGAGCTGTTCCGGGAAGGCAACCGGGTGTACGTCGGACACGGCGGATCGATGCCCGGCTACGGCGCCTCGCTGGCCGTGCACCGGCCCAGCCGTACCGCAGTGGTCGGCCTGGTCAACGCGTACACCCTGCGCAACGTGCACCTCGGCGCGCTCGGACGGCGGCTGCTCACGATGGTGGTGGACACCGAACCCGCGCCGGTCGCCCCGTGGCGGCCGGCCACCACCCCGCCGCCCGCCGAACTCGCCGAGCTGACCGGCCGCTGGTGGTGGATGGGCACCACCATCGAGGTGTACGCGGACGCCGACGGCGATCTGCGCGCCGGCCCGGTCGGCGCACCGAACCTCCACTTCGTCGCCGAGGGCCCCGACCGCTGGCGTGGACGAGCCGGTGGACAGGACGGCGAGATCCTCACCGTGCGCCGCGACGAGCAGGGCCGGGCGGTCGCGCTGGACATCGCCACCTTCGTCTACACCCGCACCCCCGACCAGGAGCCCTGA
- a CDS encoding alpha/beta hydrolase has protein sequence MRRRGAGRVAVAALLGVNLVLPTRPEPVAAAGFVEAYPVTAAAMRAAGPPYADWAADGRRFLTFDTRGDGRAVEVFGDLAGADRIAVLVPGVGSTLADFDRGLGGVARRAPAVQAGRLYRELVATAPTARVAVLAWLGYDPPDGVLTAAGGGSARRGAAGLVVLLRKLAARRPAATITLVGHSYGALVVSLAAADAPAQVTDVVTLGGVGAGVQHADDLPGRRRFWAAEAPTDWIRRVPSVRLLGLGFGRRPGDEAFGARPLPVGGVAGHDGYLVSGSATLVAAATVVLGGSDAGVLGTVAGRGGDAR, from the coding sequence ATGCGACGACGAGGTGCCGGTCGGGTGGCGGTGGCCGCGCTGCTGGGCGTGAACCTGGTCCTGCCGACCCGACCCGAGCCGGTCGCGGCGGCGGGGTTCGTCGAGGCGTACCCCGTCACGGCGGCGGCGATGCGCGCGGCCGGCCCCCCGTACGCGGACTGGGCGGCCGACGGACGCCGGTTCTTGACGTTCGACACGCGTGGCGACGGCCGCGCGGTGGAGGTGTTCGGCGACCTGGCCGGCGCGGATCGGATCGCGGTGCTGGTGCCGGGGGTGGGGAGCACCCTGGCCGACTTCGACAGGGGGTTGGGCGGGGTGGCTCGCCGCGCGCCGGCGGTGCAGGCCGGGCGGCTCTACCGGGAGCTGGTGGCGACCGCGCCGACGGCGCGGGTGGCGGTGCTGGCCTGGCTGGGTTACGACCCGCCGGACGGGGTGCTGACCGCCGCCGGTGGCGGCAGCGCCCGGCGCGGCGCGGCCGGGTTGGTCGTGCTGCTGCGGAAACTGGCCGCTCGACGTCCGGCGGCGACGATCACGCTGGTCGGGCACAGCTACGGGGCGCTGGTGGTGTCGCTGGCGGCGGCCGACGCCCCCGCCCAGGTCACCGATGTGGTCACCCTCGGCGGTGTCGGTGCCGGGGTGCAGCACGCGGACGATCTGCCCGGTCGGCGGCGGTTCTGGGCGGCGGAGGCGCCGACCGACTGGATCCGCCGGGTGCCGTCGGTGCGACTGCTCGGCCTGGGTTTCGGCCGCCGTCCGGGTGACGAGGCGTTCGGCGCGCGCCCCCTGCCGGTGGGCGGGGTGGCCGGGCACGACGGTTACCTCGTGTCCGGCAGCGCCACGCTGGTCGCGGCGGCGACGGTGGTGCTCGGCGGCTCCGACGCGGGGGTGCTCGGCACCGTTGCCGGTCGGGGCGGGGACGCCCGGTGA
- the fabG gene encoding 3-oxoacyl-ACP reductase FabG gives MARTVLVTGGNRGIGLAVAQAFAKQGDRVAVTHRSGDAPEGLFGVRADVTDAASVDAAFDAVEAELGPVEVLVANAGMTADTLLLRMTEEQFTGVVDTNLTGAFRVAKRASGKMLRAKWGRMIFISSVVGLAGGAGQVNYAASKAGLVGVARSITRELGSRNITANVVAPGFIDTDMTSGLSEDRKAEIRKSIPAGRMASPDEVAGVVTWLASDSAGYVSGAVIPVDGGLGMGH, from the coding sequence GTGGCCCGTACCGTGCTGGTGACCGGGGGCAACCGGGGGATCGGCCTCGCCGTCGCGCAGGCCTTCGCCAAGCAGGGCGACCGGGTGGCGGTCACCCACCGCAGCGGCGACGCACCCGAGGGGCTGTTCGGCGTACGCGCCGACGTCACCGACGCCGCCTCCGTCGACGCCGCGTTCGACGCCGTCGAGGCCGAGCTGGGCCCGGTCGAGGTACTGGTCGCCAACGCCGGCATGACCGCCGACACGCTGCTGCTGCGGATGACCGAGGAGCAGTTCACCGGTGTGGTCGACACCAACCTCACCGGCGCGTTCCGGGTGGCCAAGCGCGCCTCCGGCAAGATGCTCCGCGCCAAGTGGGGCCGTATGATCTTCATCTCGTCGGTGGTCGGTCTCGCCGGTGGTGCCGGGCAGGTCAACTACGCCGCCAGCAAGGCCGGCCTGGTCGGCGTGGCCCGCTCGATCACCCGGGAACTGGGCAGCCGCAACATCACCGCGAACGTGGTGGCGCCCGGCTTCATCGACACCGACATGACCTCGGGCCTGTCCGAGGACCGCAAGGCGGAGATCCGCAAGTCGATCCCGGCCGGCCGGATGGCCAGTCCGGACGAGGTCGCCGGGGTGGTCACCTGGCTGGCGTCCGACAGCGCCGGGTACGTCTCCGGCGCCGTGATCCCGGTCGACGGCGGCCTCGGCATGGGCCACTGA
- a CDS encoding response regulator, which translates to MIRVLIADDQAMVRQGFGALLAAQPDLLVVGDAADGAQAVTAARHLDPDVVLMDVRMPVMDGLEATRKLLGDRSAQRPRVLILTTFDLDDYVYEALRAGASGFLLKDAPAADLVQAVRVVAAGDALLAPAVTRRLIAEFAARPERRRPRPTDLAGLTPRETEVLRLIARGRNNTEIAADLVVAEQTVKTHVGRILAKLGLRDRAQAVVLAYETGLVAAGE; encoded by the coding sequence ATGATCCGGGTGTTGATCGCCGACGACCAGGCGATGGTTCGACAGGGTTTCGGCGCGCTGCTCGCCGCCCAACCGGACCTGCTGGTGGTGGGGGACGCCGCCGACGGCGCGCAGGCCGTCACCGCCGCCCGCCACCTCGACCCGGACGTGGTGCTGATGGACGTGCGGATGCCGGTCATGGACGGGCTGGAGGCCACCCGCAAGCTGCTCGGTGACCGCTCGGCGCAGCGACCCCGGGTGCTCATCCTCACCACGTTCGACCTGGACGACTACGTGTACGAGGCGCTGCGCGCCGGGGCCAGCGGGTTCCTGCTCAAGGACGCTCCGGCGGCCGATCTGGTGCAGGCGGTGCGGGTGGTGGCGGCCGGGGACGCGCTGCTCGCCCCGGCGGTGACCCGCCGGTTGATCGCCGAGTTCGCGGCCCGACCGGAGCGCCGCCGTCCGCGCCCCACCGACCTGGCCGGGCTCACTCCGCGCGAGACCGAGGTGCTGCGGTTGATCGCCCGGGGCCGCAACAACACGGAGATCGCCGCCGACCTGGTGGTGGCCGAACAGACGGTGAAGACGCACGTCGGGCGGATCCTGGCGAAGCTGGGGCTGCGCGACCGGGCCCAGGCGGTGGTGCTGGCGTACGAGACGGGTCTGGTGGCCGCCGGGGAGTAG
- a CDS encoding acyltransferase family protein, whose translation MSRDRAVDALRAYAIGGVVLGHWLVTGLVLTDDGGLHQASPLTALPGLAPVTWVLQTLGLFFFTAGFGSTRSLASHRGRAGGWLARRLRRLLLPTVALLGVGAAVLLAATVAGTSDDMLSVALRLAVSPLWFLVPLVFLVAVTSPLRAAVQRWGVARVVAPAVAVVAAVDLAVRLLPAGTDLPPVTVLAAWSVPYLLGVAHADGRLGDGRVAGTLAAGGAAALGALLALGYPVSAVGVPGAGVSNLNPPSLLAVALAVTQVGLGLLERPTLERLLTRPLPGRAVSRVNRQAVRIYLWHQPVLVTVTALTARGGLTLPGLHTAPDSTGWVLARFGWLPLLAAVLVTVVRTGRPRAPRRPGGGGVSGRSAEYAPAASPVYDHRRSGRPDLQEVIAVRDSDPPSRGRADGQSR comes from the coding sequence GTGAGCCGGGACCGTGCCGTCGACGCGTTGCGGGCGTACGCGATCGGCGGGGTGGTGCTGGGGCACTGGTTGGTGACCGGACTGGTGCTGACCGATGACGGTGGGCTGCACCAGGCCAGCCCTCTGACGGCCCTACCCGGCCTGGCCCCGGTGACCTGGGTGTTGCAGACGCTCGGGCTGTTCTTCTTCACCGCCGGTTTCGGGTCGACCCGGTCGTTGGCGAGCCATCGGGGACGCGCGGGCGGCTGGCTGGCCCGTCGGCTGCGCCGGCTGCTGTTGCCGACGGTGGCGCTGCTCGGGGTGGGCGCGGCGGTGCTGCTCGCCGCCACCGTCGCCGGGACCTCGGACGACATGCTCTCCGTCGCGCTCCGACTCGCGGTCAGTCCACTGTGGTTTCTGGTGCCGCTGGTGTTCCTGGTGGCGGTGACCAGCCCACTGCGCGCCGCCGTACAACGTTGGGGGGTGGCCCGGGTCGTCGCCCCGGCGGTGGCGGTGGTCGCGGCGGTCGACCTGGCCGTGCGCCTGCTACCGGCCGGCACCGACCTGCCACCGGTCACCGTGCTGGCGGCCTGGTCGGTGCCGTACCTGCTCGGGGTGGCGCACGCCGACGGGCGGTTGGGCGACGGGCGGGTGGCCGGCACGCTGGCGGCGGGTGGGGCCGCCGCGCTCGGGGCGTTGCTGGCGCTGGGATATCCGGTGAGCGCGGTCGGGGTGCCCGGGGCCGGGGTGTCCAACCTGAACCCGCCGTCGCTGCTGGCGGTGGCGCTGGCGGTCACCCAGGTCGGGTTGGGTCTGCTGGAGCGGCCGACGCTGGAGCGGCTGCTGACCCGGCCGCTACCGGGCCGAGCGGTGTCAAGGGTGAACCGGCAGGCGGTCCGGATCTACCTGTGGCATCAGCCGGTCCTGGTGACGGTGACCGCGCTCACCGCGCGCGGCGGGCTGACCCTGCCGGGGCTGCACACCGCACCGGACAGCACGGGCTGGGTGTTGGCGCGGTTCGGCTGGCTTCCGCTGCTGGCCGCGGTGCTGGTGACCGTGGTGCGGACCGGCCGACCACGGGCACCGCGACGCCCGGGTGGTGGAGGGGTTTCTGGCCGGTCGGCCGAGTACGCCCCGGCGGCGTCGCCGGTGTACGATCATCGACGTTCCGGCCGGCCCGACTTGCAGGAGGTGATCGCTGTGCGAGATAGCGATCCTCCCAGTCGTGGCCGGGCCGATGGTCAGTCCCGCTGA
- a CDS encoding HAD-IIA family hydrolase, whose protein sequence is MHDRKPVQSWLTDMDGVLVHEGQPVPGAPEFINRMRASGKPFLVLTNNSIYTPRDLTARLSRMGLDVPEESIWSSALATGQFLADQRPGGTAYVIGEAGLTTALHAVGYVLTDFAPDYVVLGETRTYSFEAITKAVRLINDGARFICTNPDVTGPSVEGALPAAGSVAAMISKATGVEPYFVGKPNPMMMRSALNTINAHSESTAMIGDRMDTDILCGLEAGLETILVLTGISSRTEAERYPYRPSRIVNSVADLLDEI, encoded by the coding sequence ATGCATGACCGTAAGCCCGTGCAGAGTTGGCTGACCGACATGGACGGCGTGCTGGTGCACGAGGGCCAGCCGGTGCCCGGCGCGCCGGAGTTCATCAACCGGATGCGCGCCTCCGGCAAGCCGTTCCTGGTGCTGACCAACAACTCCATCTACACCCCACGCGACCTGACCGCCCGGCTCAGCCGGATGGGACTGGACGTGCCGGAGGAGTCGATCTGGTCGTCCGCCCTGGCCACCGGCCAGTTCCTCGCCGACCAGCGGCCGGGCGGCACCGCGTACGTCATCGGTGAGGCCGGTCTGACCACGGCCCTGCACGCCGTCGGCTACGTGCTCACCGACTTCGCCCCGGACTACGTGGTGCTCGGCGAGACGCGCACCTACAGCTTCGAGGCGATCACCAAGGCGGTCCGCCTGATCAACGACGGGGCCCGGTTCATCTGCACCAACCCCGACGTGACCGGCCCGTCCGTGGAGGGCGCCCTGCCCGCCGCCGGCTCGGTCGCCGCCATGATCTCCAAGGCCACCGGGGTGGAGCCGTACTTCGTCGGCAAGCCCAACCCGATGATGATGCGCTCGGCCCTCAACACGATCAACGCGCACTCGGAGAGCACCGCGATGATCGGGGACCGGATGGACACCGACATCCTGTGTGGCCTGGAGGCCGGGCTGGAGACGATCCTGGTGCTGACCGGGATCAGCAGCCGTACCGAGGCGGAGCGCTACCCGTACCGCCCGTCTCGGATCGTCAACTCCGTCGCGGACCTGCTCGACGAGATCTGA
- a CDS encoding NfeD family protein — MDAVVWIVLGVLLAVAEIFTTTLFLIMFGVGAFAAAGAAALGAPVAVQALVFAVVSALSLVVARPVIRRHQRSALDSGEQPFGVEAIEGSTALVLERVDAEHGLVKIDGELWTARSYDTTQVHDPGQRVRVIKVRGATALVWQDDVSSPGELPEARG, encoded by the coding sequence GTGGACGCGGTGGTGTGGATCGTATTGGGTGTGTTGCTGGCGGTCGCCGAGATCTTCACGACGACGCTATTTCTGATCATGTTCGGGGTCGGTGCGTTCGCCGCCGCCGGGGCTGCCGCTCTGGGCGCGCCGGTGGCGGTGCAGGCGCTGGTCTTCGCTGTGGTGTCGGCGTTGAGCCTGGTGGTGGCCCGGCCGGTCATCCGGCGGCACCAACGTTCCGCGCTGGACAGCGGCGAGCAGCCGTTCGGCGTGGAGGCGATCGAGGGCTCCACGGCGTTGGTGCTGGAACGGGTGGACGCCGAGCACGGTCTCGTCAAGATCGACGGCGAGCTGTGGACCGCCCGGTCGTACGACACGACGCAGGTTCACGACCCCGGCCAACGGGTTCGGGTGATAAAGGTCCGGGGCGCGACCGCCCTGGTGTGGCAGGACGATGTTTCTTCCCCCGGCGAGCTGCCGGAAGCGAGAGGGTGA
- a CDS encoding ferrochelatase, producing MSYDAVVLVSFGGPERPEDVMPFLQNVTRGRGVPPERLAEVAEHYQHFGGVSPINQQCRDLLAAVRADFAANGIDLPVYWGNRNWDPMLADTVTRMRDDGVTRALAFVTSAYGGYSSCRQYQEDIAAARAAVGPDAPVIEKLRQFWDHPGFVEPHVDAVRAALGQLDPALRATTRLVFTAHSIPTSMAANAGPHGGRYEAQLRETARLVAEAAAPDLEYDLVWQSRSGPPQVPWLEPDVNDHLATLAQGGTTGVVVSPIGFVSDHLEVVWDLDTEALETAKQLGLDFVRAATPGVDPRFVAMVRELVTERTDPDGAQLRRRLGELPMWDTCPTVCCVPTRRPTPAGGTDA from the coding sequence ATGTCGTACGACGCGGTGGTGCTGGTGTCCTTCGGTGGGCCGGAGCGGCCCGAGGACGTGATGCCGTTCCTGCAGAACGTGACCCGCGGCCGAGGTGTGCCGCCCGAGCGGCTGGCCGAGGTCGCCGAGCACTACCAGCACTTCGGTGGGGTGTCCCCGATCAACCAGCAGTGCCGGGACCTGCTGGCCGCCGTCCGGGCCGACTTCGCCGCGAACGGCATCGACCTGCCGGTCTACTGGGGCAACCGCAACTGGGACCCGATGCTCGCCGACACCGTCACCCGGATGCGCGACGACGGGGTCACCCGGGCGTTGGCCTTCGTCACCAGCGCGTACGGCGGCTACTCGTCCTGCCGGCAGTACCAGGAGGACATCGCCGCCGCCCGCGCCGCCGTCGGCCCGGACGCCCCGGTGATCGAGAAACTGCGTCAGTTCTGGGACCACCCCGGCTTCGTCGAGCCGCACGTCGACGCGGTCCGGGCGGCCCTGGGCCAGCTCGACCCGGCGTTGCGGGCCACCACCCGGCTCGTCTTCACCGCCCACTCCATCCCCACCTCGATGGCGGCCAACGCCGGGCCGCACGGCGGCCGGTACGAGGCGCAGCTCCGCGAGACCGCCCGGCTCGTGGCCGAGGCCGCCGCACCGGACCTGGAGTACGACCTCGTCTGGCAGAGCCGCTCCGGCCCACCGCAGGTGCCGTGGCTGGAGCCGGACGTGAACGACCACCTCGCCACCCTCGCCCAGGGCGGCACCACCGGCGTGGTGGTCAGCCCGATCGGGTTCGTCTCCGACCACCTCGAGGTCGTGTGGGACCTGGACACCGAGGCACTGGAGACGGCCAAGCAACTCGGCCTGGACTTCGTCCGGGCCGCCACCCCCGGCGTCGACCCGCGCTTCGTGGCCATGGTGCGGGAACTGGTCACCGAACGGACCGACCCGGACGGCGCGCAACTGCGCCGCCGCCTCGGCGAGCTGCCGATGTGGGACACCTGCCCGACCGTCTGCTGCGTACCGACCCGTCGCCCGACGCCTGCTGGGGGCACCGATGCATGA
- a CDS encoding sensor histidine kinase, with amino-acid sequence MNRRPITLALVGLRQTLWGRDAPPGRHLLARWPGPARYAAPVGLLAALGLFLITLTVESEWGLPLPVALLFSAMTVAPLLALPRRPLLAWRLTVLALLTCTFNAPADRSWPWTPPLALGSVAVLAVVVTRVDRPVLAWVVAISTVPVFTLVHPDNRVPVLLLIGALAIVGDLIRRNRLSRRELAVQTERNEREQERRAVLEERTRIAREMHDVVAHHMSLIAVQAETAPYRLTGVPAPTADEFVAIAASARDALTDMRRLLGVLRSETTGPETAPQPDLTDLGTMVDTARRAGLPVTVDAGPADDGRVPAPVGLAAYRIVQEGLANAARHAPGAAVRVTVRVGPCGLTVRVENSPADAPPTAAGDPGHGLTGMRERATSLGGTFTAGPLPDGGYAVAAELPYDAESGDR; translated from the coding sequence GTGAACCGGCGACCGATCACCCTGGCCCTCGTAGGCCTCCGGCAGACCCTGTGGGGCCGCGACGCCCCGCCCGGTCGGCACCTGTTGGCGCGGTGGCCCGGCCCGGCCCGGTACGCCGCCCCGGTCGGCCTGCTGGCCGCCCTCGGCCTCTTCCTGATCACGTTGACCGTGGAGAGCGAGTGGGGCCTGCCGCTGCCGGTCGCGCTGCTGTTCTCGGCGATGACCGTGGCGCCACTGCTGGCGCTGCCCCGGCGTCCGCTGCTGGCGTGGCGGCTGACGGTGCTGGCCCTGCTGACCTGCACGTTCAACGCGCCCGCCGACCGGTCCTGGCCGTGGACACCACCGCTGGCGCTCGGGTCGGTGGCGGTGCTGGCGGTGGTCGTCACGCGGGTCGACCGGCCGGTGCTGGCCTGGGTGGTGGCGATCAGCACGGTGCCGGTGTTCACGCTGGTCCACCCCGACAACCGGGTGCCTGTCCTGCTGCTGATCGGCGCGTTGGCGATCGTCGGGGACCTGATCCGGCGCAACCGGCTGTCCCGCCGGGAGCTGGCCGTGCAGACCGAGCGCAACGAGCGGGAGCAGGAACGCCGGGCGGTGCTGGAGGAACGCACCCGGATCGCCCGGGAGATGCACGACGTGGTGGCCCACCACATGTCGCTGATCGCGGTGCAGGCGGAGACGGCCCCGTACCGGCTGACGGGCGTGCCGGCCCCGACGGCTGACGAGTTCGTGGCCATCGCCGCCTCGGCCCGCGACGCGCTGACCGACATGCGGCGACTGTTGGGGGTGCTGCGCAGCGAGACGACCGGGCCGGAGACCGCGCCGCAGCCGGACCTGACCGACCTGGGCACGATGGTCGACACGGCACGCCGGGCCGGGCTGCCGGTCACAGTGGACGCCGGGCCGGCGGACGACGGGCGGGTGCCCGCGCCGGTCGGGCTGGCTGCCTACCGCATCGTGCAGGAAGGGCTGGCCAACGCGGCCCGGCACGCGCCCGGCGCCGCGGTGCGGGTCACCGTCCGCGTCGGTCCTTGCGGTCTGACGGTACGCGTCGAGAACTCCCCGGCCGACGCCCCGCCGACTGCCGCCGGCGATCCCGGACACGGTCTGACCGGTATGCGGGAGCGGGCCACCTCACTGGGCGGTACGTTCACCGCCGGGCCGCTGCCCGACGGAGGTTACGCGGTGGCAGCCGAGTTGCCGTACGACGCGGAGAGCGGGGACCGATGA